In Candidatus Defluviilinea proxima, a single genomic region encodes these proteins:
- a CDS encoding response regulator, with product MPKRDLILLALDEPHILKLMDRALHAVNYDTAIASDTKMLSNLLQETSPALLLLGEKFDGHEGLDIVEELLERFPTLPFLIYTEKAKPELVKKIFKLGVTGYLTPPLKTDDIVGTVEGVLKHAYRVGDWLRREVKRTTSSLKKRAKMSEAERARLESVFNSIHDSVMILDEDNLVILVNPAMCRAFGLDEKSCIGLPVLNVVEHPDLQALITNGNSDPLHHHEISFPDGRVGSAQYTVIPEIGFAITMQDVTYLKEVDRVRNDVVHTVSHDLRSPLTSVIGYTELISRAGSLNDNQQEFLSRIRESVQHITTLMNDLLDIGSIEAGLDTRRELVQPDLLLRYTLDMLQGQIKSKHIKVQTDISPSLPAIRANPVRLRQVFDNVVGNAIKYSNDDGEVDVSIHAEGDQVILRVADNGPGIPVQDQAHIFDKFYRGQNMDKQQGSGLGLAIVKSIVDAHQGRIWVESNVGQGSSFFIVLPVNSQPPVAAKK from the coding sequence ATGCCTAAACGAGATCTCATCCTGCTGGCGTTGGACGAACCCCATATTTTGAAATTGATGGACCGTGCCTTGCACGCCGTCAATTATGACACTGCGATCGCCAGTGACACCAAGATGTTAAGCAACCTGTTGCAGGAAACATCTCCAGCTCTTCTGTTGCTCGGAGAAAAGTTCGATGGGCATGAAGGCTTGGATATTGTTGAGGAACTGCTTGAACGTTTCCCAACTCTCCCATTTTTGATTTACACTGAAAAAGCAAAGCCCGAACTTGTTAAGAAGATATTCAAGTTGGGCGTAACAGGATACCTGACCCCTCCTCTCAAGACCGATGATATCGTCGGAACTGTGGAAGGGGTATTGAAACATGCATATCGTGTGGGGGACTGGCTCCGCCGTGAAGTAAAACGGACAACCTCATCGCTTAAGAAGCGTGCCAAGATGTCTGAAGCAGAACGTGCGCGTCTTGAATCGGTGTTCAATAGCATCCACGATAGTGTCATGATCCTCGATGAGGACAATCTCGTCATCCTGGTGAACCCTGCCATGTGCCGCGCATTTGGCTTGGACGAAAAATCCTGTATCGGGTTGCCGGTCCTGAACGTAGTTGAACACCCTGACCTACAAGCCCTGATCACAAATGGAAACAGTGATCCGCTTCATCACCACGAGATCAGCTTCCCTGATGGCCGAGTAGGGAGTGCCCAATACACCGTCATCCCTGAGATTGGGTTCGCGATCACAATGCAAGATGTTACCTACTTGAAGGAAGTGGACCGTGTTCGTAACGATGTTGTCCATACGGTTTCACATGATCTGCGTTCGCCTCTTACCTCGGTCATTGGCTACACTGAATTGATATCACGTGCAGGCTCCTTGAACGATAACCAACAGGAGTTTCTGAGTCGCATCCGCGAAAGTGTTCAACATATCACTACCCTGATGAACGACTTGTTGGATATTGGAAGTATCGAAGCCGGGCTTGATACCCGCCGTGAATTGGTACAACCAGACCTGCTTCTGCGCTACACGTTGGACATGTTGCAAGGACAGATCAAGTCGAAACATATCAAAGTACAGACGGATATTAGCCCGTCCCTGCCTGCGATCCGAGCCAACCCTGTGCGCTTGCGCCAAGTGTTTGACAACGTTGTGGGGAATGCCATCAAGTATTCGAACGATGATGGCGAAGTAGATGTTTCCATCCATGCTGAGGGCGATCAGGTCATCTTACGAGTAGCGGATAATGGCCCCGGCATCCCCGTTCAGGATCAGGCTCATATTTTCGATAAATTCTATCGAGGCCAGAACATGGATAAGCAACAAGGTTCAGGTCTTGGCTTGGCTATCGTTAAGAGCATTGTGGATGCTCATCAAGGCCGTATTTGGGTTGAATCCAATGTAGGGCAGGGGAGTTCCTTTTTCATTGTTCTGCCTGTCAACAGCCAGCCGCCAGTTGCCGCTAAAAAATAA
- a CDS encoding response regulator has product MAGDRILLVESDPKISDLIARQTLKSVGYQVDVVSDSSSAIKKSLQNPPDLIIANLNLPGLSTKDLLVALVSKGVDTPLMVIANKGQEHDIIQAFRLGAADYILWPARDAEVLSAVDRVLARVRNERENQRLDLQVTEMNQELQRKLRELTAIISLGKAVISITDQRILFQKIVDGAMEVTNANTTWLLVRDRESKALLLSAQRGLPDTWAAKMNSQLDDGVTALVALSGETLAMDGDPLLKFRIANLGKSVCAVPIKVHLEVIGMLVVVRKEARAFTKTEQTLLEAVADYASISLVNARLFQAVNESAQAAKEVQKRQTAVLENIRSSVTDELRAAIQPVELLLTEMPGSLTKDQKEALQTVRAALQRLSRISETTIPRPYPSN; this is encoded by the coding sequence ATGGCCGGGGACCGAATCCTACTTGTTGAGAGCGACCCCAAGATCAGTGATTTAATTGCCAGGCAGACCCTTAAGTCTGTTGGCTATCAGGTGGATGTAGTTTCTGATTCATCCTCTGCTATTAAAAAGTCGCTTCAAAATCCCCCGGATCTGATTATCGCCAATCTGAATCTTCCTGGCCTGAGCACAAAAGATTTGTTGGTCGCTCTTGTCTCAAAGGGTGTGGATACACCTTTGATGGTGATCGCCAATAAAGGACAGGAACACGATATTATTCAAGCTTTTCGGCTTGGCGCGGCCGATTATATTCTGTGGCCTGCGCGTGATGCCGAGGTGTTATCTGCAGTAGACCGTGTGCTTGCCCGTGTGCGGAACGAGCGTGAGAATCAGCGGCTTGATCTGCAGGTGACTGAGATGAATCAGGAATTGCAACGAAAACTGCGTGAATTGACTGCGATCATCTCATTAGGGAAGGCTGTCATCTCGATCACTGACCAACGCATTCTGTTCCAGAAGATCGTGGACGGCGCAATGGAAGTTACGAATGCCAACACAACATGGCTTCTTGTGCGTGATCGAGAAAGCAAGGCGCTTCTTCTTTCGGCTCAGCGTGGTTTGCCCGATACATGGGCCGCGAAAATGAATTCGCAATTGGACGATGGAGTCACCGCTCTTGTGGCATTATCTGGTGAGACGCTCGCCATGGATGGCGATCCGCTTCTCAAATTCAGAATCGCGAATCTGGGCAAGTCTGTTTGTGCGGTGCCGATCAAGGTCCATTTGGAAGTGATCGGTATGCTGGTGGTCGTCCGCAAAGAGGCGCGTGCTTTCACAAAGACGGAGCAAACATTGCTCGAAGCAGTTGCTGACTATGCCTCGATCTCGCTTGTGAATGCCAGATTGTTCCAGGCTGTCAACGAATCGGCACAGGCAGCAAAAGAAGTTCAAAAGCGACAGACTGCTGTTCTGGAAAATATACGCAGTTCGGTGACCGATGAATTGCGTGCGGCGATCCAGCCAGTGGAGTTGTTGCTGACGGAGATGCCCGGGTCGCTGACCAAGGACCAAAAGGAAGCGTTACAAACAGTTCGTGCGGCGTTGCAAAGGTTATCGCGCATTTCTGAAACCACCATTCCTCGTCCGTATCCATCAAACTAA
- a CDS encoding asparaginase: MNNISLPLFETTRGELVESVHYGSIAVVDANGKLIASYGDPQTVAFLRSSAKPFQALPFIERGGAEHFGLTQSEVSISCASHNGSDLHVQTVTSMQKKIGIEESHLLCGAHMPDDVSAFKSLISSHGLPTPNQNNCSGKHTAMLAHAKMRGLPLETYLDIDHPVQQDIIASFAEMCLLPSEEVVLGTDGCSAPNFAVPLYNAALGMARFCDPHALSDARATACRKIALAMSTYPEMVSGYGEFDEQLMRAGEGRIVCKRGAEGYQIIGLMPGVLGKDVPGVGIAFKVSDGDAAHMNMELESSNRVRPAVTLEILRQLGALSSKQEQTLGRFGPVKSIQNHRGILTGQSRPSFKLEISL; this comes from the coding sequence ATGAATAACATTTCCCTGCCTCTTTTTGAAACAACCCGTGGTGAACTGGTTGAATCAGTTCACTATGGTTCCATTGCAGTTGTTGACGCCAATGGAAAATTGATCGCATCATATGGCGACCCGCAAACGGTCGCCTTTTTGCGCTCCAGCGCCAAGCCATTTCAAGCATTGCCTTTCATTGAACGCGGTGGCGCAGAACATTTCGGCCTTACACAATCTGAGGTCTCGATCTCGTGTGCTTCTCACAATGGGAGCGATCTGCATGTGCAAACCGTAACGTCGATGCAGAAGAAGATCGGTATCGAAGAAAGCCATTTGCTTTGTGGGGCCCATATGCCTGATGACGTGAGTGCATTCAAATCCTTGATATCGAGTCATGGATTGCCTACGCCGAATCAAAATAATTGTTCCGGCAAACATACGGCCATGTTGGCACATGCCAAAATGCGCGGACTTCCGCTCGAGACTTATCTCGACATCGACCACCCGGTTCAACAAGACATCATCGCCTCTTTCGCTGAGATGTGCCTGCTTCCGTCCGAGGAAGTTGTTCTTGGCACTGACGGTTGTTCGGCCCCCAATTTTGCAGTCCCTTTGTATAATGCCGCGCTCGGGATGGCACGGTTTTGTGATCCGCACGCGTTATCCGATGCGCGTGCCACTGCCTGCCGTAAGATCGCTTTGGCCATGTCAACTTATCCTGAAATGGTGAGCGGGTATGGCGAGTTCGATGAGCAGTTGATGCGAGCAGGGGAGGGGAGGATCGTTTGCAAACGTGGAGCTGAAGGATATCAGATCATAGGTCTCATGCCCGGCGTGTTGGGGAAAGATGTGCCCGGTGTAGGGATCGCGTTTAAAGTTTCAGATGGTGATGCGGCTCATATGAATATGGAGCTTGAATCGAGCAATCGCGTACGCCCGGCGGTAACGCTTGAGATTCTCCGTCAGCTGGGTGCCCTTTCCTCGAAACAGGAGCAGACCCTCGGTCGGTTTGGACCCGTGAAGTCCATCCAGAATCATCGCGGTATTCTCACAGGTCAATCACGTCCCAGCTTTAAGTTAGAAATTTCGCTTTGA